A stretch of DNA from Ktedonobacteraceae bacterium:
CACGGTGTAATATTCCTCCGGCGTCTCCTGGCGGAACGAGCGATAGAGCTTGATGTTTTCGAGGAACAGCACCGGGTCCGGGTCCTGCACAGCCGAGGCCAGCAGGCCCTTGGCATCGTATGGATTGGAAGGAATGACGATCTTCATGCCGGGAGTCTGTAGAAAGACACCTTCGAGGCTGTCGGAGTGCAATTCCGGTGTGCGCACGCCTCCACCGTAGGGAGCGCGCACGACCAGCGGGCAGGTATAAGCCCCGGCGCTGCGAAAACGGATACGCGCCGCCTGCGAAACCAGCTGGTTCATGCAGACGAAAAGGAAGCCGGCGAATTGTATCTCGGCGATGGGCCGCAGCCCGTAAATAGCCATGCCGACAGAAGTGCCGATGATACCGGATTCCGCGAGCGGTGTGTCAAAGACGCGTTCTTCGCCGAATTTCTTTTGCAGGTGTTCGGTGACACGGAACACACCACCATTTGGGCCGATATCCTGTCCGAGTAGCACGACGCGCTTATCCCGCTCCAATTCGAGCGCGAGCGCAGAGTTCAGCGCCTCAATCATAGTCATTTGCATGGGAGTTTCACCTCTATTTTATATAGCGTAAGAGATCGGCCCGTTCCTCTTGCAGGCGCGGGGGAAGTTCGGCCATGGTGTAGTCGAAGAAGCTGTCAGGGCGCATGGGTGGTGTGGCTTCGGCCTCCCGCACGGCTTCGTTGATCTCTTCTTCCAGGTCTGTGACGATTTGCTGCACCTGTTCCTCTGTCAGCAGGCCGCGCCGGATGAGAAAACGCTGGAAACGCGCGATAGGGTCTTTGGCACGCCAGGCCTCGACCTCGGCAGGGTCACGATAGCGCGTTGGATCGTCGGCGGTAGTGTGCGCGCCAATGCGATAGGTGAGTGTTTCTACCAGCGTTGGCCCCTC
This window harbors:
- a CDS encoding alpha-ketoacid dehydrogenase subunit beta, with product MQMTMIEALNSALALELERDKRVVLLGQDIGPNGGVFRVTEHLQKKFGEERVFDTPLAESGIIGTSVGMAIYGLRPIAEIQFAGFLFVCMNQLVSQAARIRFRSAGAYTCPLVVRAPYGGGVRTPELHSDSLEGVFLQTPGMKIVIPSNPYDAKGLLASAVQDPDPVLFLENIKLYRSFRQETPEEYYTVPLGKAKVVQEGSDASLFAYGAMVPLALEAAQQAQQEMGTSVEVIDLRTIWPLDEETIVSSVEKTGRAVIVHEAPRAGGVGAEVTAVINEHCLYSLLKPVGRVTGYDTPFPVPGQEDYYLPSVQKVMTALRQVMEP